A window of Syngnathoides biaculeatus isolate LvHL_M chromosome 9, ASM1980259v1, whole genome shotgun sequence contains these coding sequences:
- the gemin6 gene encoding gem-associated protein 6: MEDAWTHLGPLQWATFVDKELRVTAGTEARQFEGWLLTVDPVSASMVLVTFSAAGGAGIQVVTGHAVRHVEALQEGDVATTRRLRSLFPAPEAEGPDPRRRAAVRRWLEENRVPVEERGDRLRVAGALTVVAPYGPDDCSGTNQIVLDRIQKLLERHRRQEAAAAAERREVDVAS; encoded by the exons ATGGAGGACGCTTGGACCCACTTGGGCCCGCTGCAGTGGGCCACTTTCGTCGACAAAGAGCTCCGAGTGACGGCGGGAACGGAGGCGCGACAGTTCGAAGGGTGGCTGCTCACCGTCGACCCGGTCTCCGCAAG CATGGTTCTGGTCACCTTTAGCGCGGCGGGCGGGGCCGGCATCCAGGTGGTGACGGGTCACGCCGTGCGGCACGTGGAGGCGCTACAGGAAGGCGACGTCGCCACGACCCGCCGTCTGCGCTCGCTCTTCCCCGCGCCCGAGGCCGAAGGGCCGGACCCGCGGCGACGTGCCGCCGTTCGCCGGTGGCTGGAGGAGAACCGCGTGCCCGTGGAGGAGCGTGGCGACCGACTCCGAGTGGCCGGCGCGCTGACTGTGGTGGCGCCTTACGGGCCCGACGACTGCAGCGGGACCAACCAGATCGTCCTGGACCGAATTCAGAAGCTGCTGGAGCGACACAGACGGCaggaagcggcggcggcggcggaacgACGGGAAGTCGACGTCGCTTCCTGA